The Agarilytica rhodophyticola genome has a window encoding:
- a CDS encoding YceH family protein: protein MIELSAIEARIVGALIEKEVTTPDQYPLSLKSLTAACNQKSNREPVMNLSEIEVQNAVDDMAKKNLVAPVVFGSRVNKYKHRFCNTEFSKIRLSAKELGIICVMLLRGPQTPGELRSRTNRLCDFDDVSEVETILQQLADREEGAMVSKLEREPGKRESRYSHLFYDQESLSMASSPATDIAATGASRSTLSQTDRIALLEDEVASLRSELDELKQKWQELVE, encoded by the coding sequence ATGATTGAATTATCTGCCATTGAAGCGCGTATTGTCGGGGCTCTTATTGAGAAGGAAGTTACCACTCCGGATCAGTACCCATTATCACTTAAAAGCCTTACGGCGGCCTGCAACCAGAAAAGTAATCGCGAGCCTGTGATGAACCTATCAGAGATAGAAGTACAAAATGCTGTTGATGATATGGCAAAGAAAAACCTTGTGGCCCCCGTAGTTTTTGGTAGCCGGGTGAATAAATACAAGCATCGTTTTTGTAATACTGAATTTAGTAAAATACGTTTAAGTGCCAAAGAGCTTGGGATTATCTGCGTGATGCTTTTGCGTGGCCCACAGACCCCTGGTGAGTTACGTTCGCGTACTAACCGATTATGTGATTTTGACGATGTTAGTGAGGTGGAAACCATTCTCCAGCAGTTAGCTGACAGAGAAGAGGGCGCTATGGTAAGTAAGCTTGAGAGGGAACCGGGAAAGCGTGAATCTCGTTACAGCCATCTTTTTTATGATCAAGAAAGTTTGAGTATGGCATCAAGCCCTGCTACCGATATTGCGGCGACTGGAGCCTCTCGATCAACGTTATCGCAAACAGATCGTATTGCTCTATTAGAAGATGAAGTAGCCAGTCTTCGGTCTGAGCTAGATGAGCTTAAACAAAAATGGCAGGAACTTGTTGAGTAG
- the tagH gene encoding type VI secretion system-associated FHA domain protein TagH translates to MVMVIFAIRTPSGINLSQQRFLLRQSRSLFGRGKNNDIVLPDPDRIVSARHCVIDCQQGDYRLTDLSTNGTFINGSVHPLGKESSVMLNDGDRFNIGGYTFEVSLRLRPDDIDLSHQKLIYKESLSKPLEDRRQGVDRRSITVRTQPAKATADLRDKTSAGQLRKEIIEDMGIDARALSQQAIAHAIEEYTRQTQVLIGGLMRLLRTRSSVRNDLRLAVTTVQDENNNPLKFSTNATEALEKMLVKTNSGDLAIRDALIEAFDNVSDHQAALLASVKSGYRQMLEALDPQDFERKLLAKNGASLLPGRSKAKMWDDYCEHFQNILSEREKRFHELFGEHFTRAYESQVKRLEDERKRNSKKN, encoded by the coding sequence ATGGTAATGGTGATTTTTGCCATCAGAACTCCATCAGGCATTAATTTATCTCAACAACGCTTTTTACTGCGCCAAAGCCGGAGTTTATTTGGCAGGGGTAAAAACAATGATATTGTGCTGCCTGACCCTGACCGTATTGTCTCTGCTCGCCATTGTGTTATCGATTGTCAGCAAGGGGACTATCGTCTTACAGACCTCAGCACTAACGGTACTTTTATCAACGGTTCTGTACATCCACTGGGTAAAGAATCTTCCGTCATGCTTAACGATGGGGACCGGTTTAATATTGGCGGCTACACATTTGAAGTATCCCTGCGTCTGCGACCAGATGATATTGATTTATCCCATCAGAAATTGATTTATAAAGAGAGTCTGAGTAAACCCTTGGAAGATAGAAGGCAGGGGGTTGATAGGCGCTCGATTACAGTGCGAACGCAACCTGCCAAGGCAACCGCTGATCTGCGAGATAAAACATCGGCAGGTCAATTGCGCAAAGAAATAATTGAAGATATGGGAATTGATGCCAGAGCGCTGAGTCAGCAGGCTATTGCCCACGCTATTGAGGAATATACGAGGCAAACTCAAGTACTAATTGGTGGTTTAATGCGGTTGCTGCGAACACGTTCAAGCGTGCGTAATGATTTGCGCTTAGCCGTGACAACTGTTCAGGATGAAAATAACAACCCTCTGAAGTTTTCTACTAACGCTACTGAGGCGTTAGAAAAAATGCTGGTTAAGACTAATTCTGGAGATCTTGCTATAAGGGATGCACTAATTGAAGCATTTGATAATGTCAGTGACCATCAGGCGGCTTTATTGGCCTCTGTCAAATCCGGTTATCGTCAAATGCTCGAAGCGTTAGATCCACAAGATTTTGAGCGTAAATTATTGGCTAAAAATGGGGCATCCTTATTACCAGGACGCAGTAAAGCAAAGATGTGGGATGATTATTGTGAGCATTTTCAAAATATCTTATCTGAGCGTGAAAAGCGTTTCCATGAATTATTTGGTGAGCACTTTACTCGAGCTTATGAGAGCCAAGTAAAAAGGTTAGAAGACGAACGTAAACGCAATTCCAAGAAGAATTAG
- a CDS encoding DUF342 domain-containing protein, protein MGDNSITGTTEGQSSSSDGPSFVRLEFVLDKVSRELSVELCSANEALQVDLKSLRNIIDSAGYSNVDIDDVTLLDVLRKIRKSELGKVALGILLPSAMVDLEFDPATKELFAVLSQSRSAPDITLDVLKDKIRKAGHGVFNIESEILKDITHKAQHRVCGRYLLGQKAEYIQIDYVLDEDSDQLFADLSSTAKKIPISSTSILDSLKQLNYDGFHFEANIIEKIADNAKKGKQGRYLIGTRRNAHVEIEFDEELMSAYITVCPPQGGRELDKHLLDKALRQAGIYSKSCDIKALKQVLKEKSADKLEFARGREPVDGVDVVFEALVQEVEYNQPKESKTGKINLREIINFTLVEENDQLMRRIPAKPGINGRNVKGQVIPAVEAIDTPFNDDLPGTKISPDDPNLLLADCKGHPVILSDGIRVDNTIIVNDVDMSTGHINYDGSVMIKGEVCPGMKVKVTGDIIVKGVVSKACLQAKNNITIECGIIGSDPNKDGEESPPAIVKAGGDIQAQYITLADVNSNGNIDVKEYISHCNISSKNKVLVGQRGGKGKIFGGSCYGQMGVFANSIGASGGIKTQLSAGTHPSQQKQFEQLLKSHKNRLLQSQQLSKILQKYKKAEQANPDDASCAQKASSVEKVLSDIRQEIDKMSHTIDSINRIFDESKNAEVSVRSEMFPNVTININDSEFPIRQESKGGIFVKKGDDIRWLNYSSKKH, encoded by the coding sequence ATGGGCGACAACTCAATAACTGGTACGACAGAAGGTCAAAGCAGCTCTTCAGACGGGCCGAGTTTTGTTCGCTTAGAGTTTGTTTTAGATAAAGTATCTCGTGAGTTGAGTGTGGAGCTTTGCAGCGCCAATGAAGCGCTGCAAGTAGATCTTAAAAGCCTGCGTAATATTATCGATTCAGCGGGTTATTCTAATGTCGATATCGATGATGTTACCTTGCTGGATGTGTTAAGGAAGATACGCAAAAGTGAATTGGGCAAAGTAGCGCTGGGCATTCTATTACCCTCAGCCATGGTAGATCTAGAATTCGATCCAGCAACAAAAGAGCTATTCGCCGTACTCAGCCAATCTCGCTCAGCACCAGATATTACCTTGGACGTACTTAAGGATAAAATACGTAAAGCAGGTCACGGTGTTTTTAATATCGAGAGCGAGATTCTTAAAGATATTACACATAAAGCTCAACACAGGGTTTGCGGTCGTTACCTACTTGGGCAAAAAGCTGAATACATTCAAATTGATTATGTGCTAGATGAGGATTCGGATCAGTTATTTGCAGACCTATCATCTACTGCAAAAAAAATCCCAATAAGTAGTACATCAATATTGGATTCCCTGAAACAACTCAACTACGACGGCTTCCACTTCGAAGCCAATATCATAGAAAAAATAGCGGATAACGCAAAAAAAGGGAAACAAGGACGTTACCTTATTGGAACACGACGCAATGCTCATGTTGAGATTGAATTCGATGAGGAGCTTATGTCCGCGTATATCACTGTATGTCCGCCCCAGGGAGGCAGAGAACTGGATAAGCATTTATTGGATAAGGCATTGCGCCAGGCTGGCATTTATTCAAAATCCTGCGATATTAAAGCGTTAAAGCAGGTATTGAAAGAGAAGTCAGCAGATAAATTAGAATTCGCCAGAGGCCGGGAACCGGTTGACGGTGTCGATGTAGTATTCGAAGCATTAGTTCAAGAAGTAGAATATAACCAACCGAAAGAAAGTAAAACGGGCAAAATAAACTTGCGAGAAATTATTAACTTCACGCTAGTAGAAGAAAACGATCAACTAATGCGTCGTATTCCAGCAAAACCCGGAATCAATGGACGAAATGTTAAAGGACAAGTTATTCCCGCTGTCGAAGCTATCGACACGCCATTTAACGACGACTTACCCGGTACCAAGATAAGCCCGGACGACCCAAACTTATTACTTGCAGATTGTAAAGGGCATCCAGTGATACTGTCCGATGGTATAAGAGTTGATAACACTATCATCGTTAATGACGTTGACATGAGTACAGGCCATATTAATTACGACGGTTCAGTGATGATAAAAGGCGAAGTTTGTCCTGGCATGAAAGTGAAGGTTACCGGAGATATAATCGTCAAGGGCGTTGTCAGTAAAGCCTGCCTACAGGCAAAGAATAATATTACTATTGAGTGCGGTATTATTGGCTCGGATCCCAACAAAGATGGTGAAGAATCACCACCGGCTATCGTCAAAGCAGGTGGTGATATTCAAGCACAATATATTACCCTTGCCGATGTAAACTCCAATGGTAATATTGATGTGAAAGAGTATATTAGTCATTGTAATATTAGCTCGAAAAATAAGGTGTTAGTGGGCCAAAGAGGCGGTAAAGGTAAAATATTTGGCGGCAGTTGTTATGGTCAAATGGGAGTGTTTGCCAATAGCATCGGCGCCAGTGGCGGAATCAAAACACAGTTGAGTGCAGGCACTCATCCAAGCCAGCAAAAACAGTTTGAACAACTACTTAAATCTCATAAAAACCGTTTACTGCAGTCACAGCAACTGTCTAAAATTCTACAAAAATATAAAAAAGCAGAGCAGGCGAATCCCGACGATGCTAGCTGTGCACAAAAAGCATCGTCGGTAGAAAAAGTGCTATCCGATATCAGGCAAGAAATAGATAAAATGTCTCATACAATTGATAGTATTAACCGCATTTTTGACGAATCAAAAAATGCAGAAGTTAGTGTGCGCAGTGAAATGTTTCCGAATGTTACGATCAACATAAATGATTCAGAATTTCCTATTCGCCAAGAATCAAAAGGAGGAATCTTTGTCAAAAAAGGCGATGATATTCGCTGGTTAAACTATTCATCAAAGAAGCATTAA
- a CDS encoding bile acid:sodium symporter has translation MTGSILNEVFLPFALALIMFGMGLTLTRLDFLRLWQTPKPIFVGLLGQLLLLPLLAFAICFWFKLAPPLAVGLMILAACPGGTMSNLISHLSNANLALSISLTAVCTLVCVFTTPFVVEFFLSYFADDNSPSFSLIKTSVGLILVTLVPIILGMVIRHYFSSFALKSELFFRRFSMTFMMVIIAGLLLQERDTLMDSFSQVFAACLALNLLSTIIGLVLGKVFHLSQKDAITLGIEVGIQNSTVAILIAISLLNTPSYALSAGVYGLTMYIGAALLALYAKYTDKDKSLEEVNVEA, from the coding sequence ATGACCGGATCAATTTTAAACGAGGTGTTTTTGCCTTTTGCTCTCGCTTTGATTATGTTTGGCATGGGCTTAACACTGACGCGATTAGACTTTCTTCGCTTATGGCAAACACCGAAACCGATTTTTGTTGGTTTGTTGGGGCAGTTACTATTATTGCCATTACTGGCTTTTGCTATCTGTTTTTGGTTTAAATTGGCACCGCCTTTAGCAGTAGGCTTAATGATTTTGGCCGCTTGCCCAGGTGGCACAATGTCTAATCTTATCAGTCATTTATCCAATGCCAATCTTGCCTTATCTATTAGTTTAACCGCCGTGTGTACACTTGTTTGTGTTTTCACTACACCTTTTGTGGTCGAATTTTTTCTCTCTTATTTTGCTGATGATAATTCACCTAGTTTTTCTCTTATAAAAACTTCGGTAGGGCTGATACTTGTGACCTTGGTTCCGATTATTCTGGGTATGGTTATTCGCCATTACTTTTCTTCTTTTGCTTTAAAAAGTGAACTTTTCTTTCGTCGCTTTTCTATGACTTTTATGATGGTGATTATCGCTGGTTTACTGCTGCAAGAGCGTGACACGCTCATGGATTCTTTTTCGCAAGTATTTGCAGCTTGTTTAGCGTTGAATTTATTATCCACGATTATTGGATTAGTACTTGGAAAAGTTTTTCACCTTTCTCAAAAAGACGCAATTACCCTTGGCATTGAAGTGGGAATTCAAAATTCAACAGTGGCTATATTAATTGCCATTAGTTTATTGAATACACCTAGTTATGCTTTATCCGCAGGTGTCTACGGTTTAACGATGTATATTGGTGCAGCTTTGTTAGCACTATATGCGAAGTATACGGATAAGGATAAATCTCTAGAAGAGGTAAATGTGGAAGCTTAA
- a CDS encoding class II aldolase/adducin family protein, which translates to MKPTDDSINEQVKQVTATNEKLTIPLEPTFTDKLEQREYEKQRLAAAFRVFALHGFDAGLAGHITLRDCIDTDTFWVNPLAMHFSQIKASDLVRLDHSGTILDGKYPVNNAAFAIHSRIHKARPDVNAVAHAHTTYGRAFSALGTLLEPISQDACMFYENHSVFDTFTGVVAELDEGDMIAEALGDNLAVILQNHGLLTVGKSVDAAAANFVMLDSCCHSQLVAQAASDKLTTINHDIAIKTKQVNASDLVTWGNFQPLYQVVAAQDSSFLE; encoded by the coding sequence ATGAAACCCACCGATGACAGTATCAATGAGCAAGTCAAGCAAGTAACTGCGACTAATGAGAAGCTTACGATCCCTCTGGAGCCTACTTTTACGGATAAATTAGAACAGCGCGAGTACGAAAAACAGCGTCTTGCGGCAGCGTTTAGAGTGTTTGCGCTACATGGTTTTGACGCCGGCCTGGCGGGCCATATCACCCTGCGGGACTGTATCGATACGGATACTTTCTGGGTAAATCCTCTGGCCATGCATTTTTCACAAATAAAAGCATCAGATCTTGTGCGCTTAGACCACAGTGGCACTATCTTAGATGGCAAATATCCCGTTAATAATGCTGCATTTGCCATTCACTCCCGCATACATAAAGCCAGGCCTGATGTAAATGCTGTTGCCCATGCGCACACTACATATGGTCGTGCCTTTTCTGCCTTAGGAACACTGCTTGAGCCTATATCGCAAGATGCTTGTATGTTTTATGAAAATCACAGTGTTTTTGATACCTTTACAGGTGTTGTGGCTGAGCTGGATGAAGGTGATATGATCGCCGAAGCTTTGGGTGATAACCTCGCAGTTATTTTGCAAAACCACGGGTTATTGACGGTAGGTAAGAGCGTTGACGCTGCTGCCGCTAATTTCGTGATGCTCGATAGCTGCTGCCATAGTCAATTAGTAGCGCAAGCTGCATCAGATAAATTAACCACGATTAACCATGATATTGCAATTAAAACAAAACAGGTAAATGCTTCAGACCTTGTGACCTGGGGTAATTTTCAGCCTTTATATCAAGTGGTTGCTGCCCAGGATAGTAGCTTCTTGGAATAA
- a CDS encoding LysR family transcriptional regulator — protein sequence MLHTKVDLNLFSVLVAIYEEGTTTAAAARLHLTQPAVSHALSRLRDKFNDELFTRHGRKMVPSAYCQTIIPNVITALELLDLTVDNQIEFDISQYKREIKIGFRDILESLFFPYLITDLATNTPNITIDSRQVRLSEIENALEQQSLDIAVDVLVPMNKNIHSTLMCNEHFSLVCRKNHPILQQLTLKSYSEASHAIVSLKNSDVDIIDMALAKCGVTRNVTLRCESYFAAVNVISQCDLLLTIPSAYANKLKDIIPIAVSSLPFAVPDLPVHIYWHKQVEQDPINSWMRDKLLHIASQLFKV from the coding sequence ATGCTGCATACAAAAGTTGACCTCAATCTGTTTTCAGTACTAGTGGCGATCTATGAAGAGGGAACAACGACCGCCGCCGCCGCTCGACTGCACTTAACTCAACCGGCTGTAAGTCATGCTCTGTCTCGCTTAAGAGATAAATTCAACGACGAGTTATTCACTCGTCACGGCAGGAAGATGGTGCCTTCAGCATATTGTCAAACGATTATTCCCAATGTTATCACAGCGCTAGAGCTACTGGATCTTACGGTCGACAATCAAATCGAGTTCGACATTTCACAATATAAAAGAGAAATAAAAATAGGCTTTAGGGATATATTAGAGTCGTTATTTTTCCCCTATTTGATTACAGACCTCGCGACTAATACGCCCAATATCACCATCGACAGTCGGCAAGTGAGGCTCAGTGAAATAGAAAATGCACTGGAGCAACAGTCGCTAGATATCGCCGTGGATGTATTAGTCCCCATGAATAAGAACATTCACAGCACACTCATGTGCAACGAACACTTTTCCCTTGTATGTAGGAAAAATCATCCAATATTGCAACAGCTAACCTTAAAGTCCTATAGCGAAGCGTCACACGCCATCGTATCTTTAAAAAATTCGGATGTAGATATTATTGATATGGCATTAGCCAAGTGCGGTGTTACACGAAATGTTACCCTTCGCTGCGAAAGTTATTTCGCAGCAGTAAATGTGATCAGTCAATGTGATTTGCTACTGACGATTCCAAGCGCCTATGCAAACAAGCTAAAAGATATTATTCCTATTGCTGTTTCTAGTTTACCTTTCGCGGTTCCAGACTTACCTGTCCATATCTATTGGCATAAACAAGTGGAACAAGATCCGATAAATAGCTGGATGAGGGATAAGTTATTACACATAGCATCACAGCTGTTTAAAGTATAG